A stretch of the Janthinobacterium sp. B9-8 genome encodes the following:
- a CDS encoding YajQ family cyclic di-GMP-binding protein, translating into MPSFDISSELDMVALKNAIDAVERVINNRFDFKGTSAKVDLNEKDETITLHGDSNAQLDQIKDILFPALEKKEADSSKRLESGEVQKISGNKVKLEMKIKAGIDQDLAKKIIKLIKDEKLKVQTAIQGDTVRVTGAKRDILQEVIAFMRKSITDFPLQYQNFRD; encoded by the coding sequence TTAGCTCCGAACTCGATATGGTTGCCCTCAAGAATGCGATTGATGCGGTTGAACGCGTGATCAACAATCGCTTTGACTTTAAAGGCACCAGCGCCAAAGTTGATTTAAACGAAAAAGACGAAACCATCACTCTGCATGGCGATTCCAATGCGCAGCTCGATCAGATTAAAGATATTTTATTCCCTGCGTTAGAGAAAAAAGAAGCTGATAGTAGCAAGCGCTTAGAAAGCGGCGAAGTGCAAAAAATTTCTGGTAATAAAGTAAAACTAGAAATGAAAATCAAGGCAGGGATTGATCAAGACTTAGCAAAAAAAATCATCAAGCTGATTAAAGATGAAAAGCTAAAAGTACAAACCGCCATTCAAGGCGATACCGTGCGTGTAACGGGTGCCAAGCGTGATATTTTGCAAGAAGTAATCGCATTCATGCGTAAATCAATTACTGATTTTCCATTACAGTACCAAAACTTCCGCGACTAA
- a CDS encoding sensor domain-containing diguanylate cyclase, translating into MNWTTRQSAFITLLAMLFGLGMIFILAYQVNSSYRIEVQRTRLNVTHQSSEVANQISSALREIDIVLKDLSDRISPQDLLNAEQGDSRNAELQNILLDKLLQVHQADNIVLVSSNSSITHRALDTPGHGQLMDDAYFQLIRNNRYQERIYARLASHSQNTGIVVARRVESLTAEFSGLIVASMTRSYLDGLLSALPLGKHGSIQLIDQNKNILAKYPPNALALPLDEAGIKDLLAGKESKILVNHISPTQSISSYHLIKDTPFIVIVNASSDDYLLLWRNNTLYYLLGGGTLLIMALLMCYFFWRSHRLTQNLHKKEKHLNASEARFRQMIETSPVAIVLARMPDYFITYINHQAAELFDQTQAGALSQRAFELYKSKPMFMEQVQKIQQGQCQHNIEVMLQRKDGQPFWGNLSMSMHETNHITTLMIGISDITSKKQMEADLQHKATIDSLSGLFNRAYFTERANHEIARAKRNQQPLIVIMLDIDHFKHINDNWGHDIGDKAIQSLAELCRTTLRDIDIIGRIGGEEFAILLPETDLEKGYPVAERLRQRIEAQRISLANEQTLQFTASIGLSILCADDDKLDRILKRADLALYQAKNEGRNQTVIYSKIAE; encoded by the coding sequence ATGAACTGGACCACTCGCCAATCTGCTTTTATCACCCTGCTTGCCATGCTTTTTGGCCTGGGGATGATTTTTATTCTTGCCTATCAAGTCAATAGCTCTTACAGGATTGAGGTGCAACGCACCCGTTTGAACGTTACTCACCAATCCAGCGAAGTAGCCAATCAAATTAGCAGCGCATTAAGAGAAATAGATATTGTTCTTAAAGATTTAAGCGATCGGATCAGCCCTCAAGACCTTCTCAATGCAGAGCAAGGCGACAGCCGCAATGCAGAATTACAAAATATTTTATTAGATAAACTACTTCAAGTTCACCAAGCGGACAATATCGTCCTCGTGAGCAGCAATAGCAGTATCACCCATCGTGCGCTAGATACACCCGGCCACGGGCAATTAATGGACGATGCTTATTTTCAGCTAATTCGTAACAATCGCTATCAAGAGCGAATTTATGCTCGCCTTGCCAGCCATAGCCAGAATACAGGCATTGTTGTCGCAAGGCGGGTTGAATCGCTTACTGCTGAATTTTCCGGATTAATTGTCGCCAGCATGACCCGCAGCTATTTAGATGGTTTATTAAGTGCCCTCCCTTTAGGAAAGCACGGCAGCATTCAGCTCATCGATCAAAATAAAAACATCCTTGCAAAATACCCACCCAATGCGCTCGCCTTACCCTTAGACGAGGCAGGCATCAAAGATTTGCTCGCAGGTAAAGAAAGTAAAATATTAGTTAACCACATCAGCCCCACCCAAAGCATCAGCAGCTATCATTTAATAAAAGACACTCCTTTTATTGTGATTGTGAATGCCTCATCCGACGATTATTTATTACTTTGGCGAAACAACACCCTGTATTACTTACTAGGCGGTGGAACTCTACTGATTATGGCTTTGCTGATGTGTTATTTCTTTTGGCGATCACATCGTTTAACTCAAAATCTGCATAAAAAAGAAAAACACTTAAATGCAAGCGAGGCACGTTTCAGGCAAATGATTGAAACCAGTCCTGTGGCCATCGTGCTTGCCCGTATGCCGGATTACTTTATTACTTATATCAATCATCAGGCCGCAGAATTATTTGACCAAACACAGGCAGGCGCTTTATCGCAACGCGCTTTTGAATTATATAAATCCAAACCGATGTTTATGGAACAGGTTCAAAAAATTCAACAAGGACAATGCCAGCACAATATTGAAGTCATGCTGCAACGTAAAGATGGCCAACCCTTTTGGGGTAATCTTTCAATGTCGATGCATGAAACCAACCACATCACTACGCTTATGATTGGTATCAGCGATATCACCAGCAAAAAACAAATGGAAGCCGATCTGCAACATAAAGCCACAATTGATAGCTTATCTGGCTTATTTAATCGTGCTTATTTTACCGAACGCGCAAATCATGAAATTGCACGTGCCAAACGTAATCAGCAGCCACTCATTGTGATCATGCTCGATATTGATCACTTCAAGCATATTAATGATAACTGGGGGCATGATATTGGTGATAAAGCGATTCAAAGCCTAGCCGAGCTTTGTCGCACCACATTGCGGGATATCGATATTATTGGCCGAATTGGCGGTGAGGAATTTGCCATTTTATTACCCGAAACGGATTTAGAAAAAGGCTACCCGGTTGCAGAGCGCTTGCGTCAGCGCATTGAAGCACAGCGTATTTCATTAGCAAACGAGCAAACGCTGCAATTCACTGCCAGTATCGGACTAAGCATACTCTGCGCCGACGATGATAAGCTTGATCGCATCCTTAAGCGAGCAGATCTGGCACTTTATCAAGCAAAAAACGAGGGTAGAAATCAAACGGTTATTTACAGCAAAATCGCCGAATAA
- the rho gene encoding transcription termination factor Rho — MHLSDLKHLHVSELVDMATSCEIDGANRLRKQDLVFAILKTKAKKGESIYGDGTLEVLPDGFGFLRSPDTSYLAGPDDIYVSPSQIRRFNLHTGDTIDGEIRTPKDGERYFALVKVDKVNGESPENAKHKILFENLTPLFPNKRLHLERDIRAEENVTGRIIDLIAPIGKGQRALLVAPPKTGKTVMLQHIAHAISANHPEVMLIVLLIDERPEEVTEMQRSVKGEVVSSTFDEPATRHVQVAEMVIEKAKRLVEHKKDVVILLDSITRLARAYNTVVPASGKVLTGGVDANALQRPKRFFGAARNIEEGGSLTIIATALIDTGSRMDDVIYEEFKGTGNNEIHLDRRMAEKRTYPALNVNRSGTRREELLIQQDQLQKIWVLRKLLYPMDDLDAMEFLLDKIKGTKNNMDFFDSMRR; from the coding sequence ATGCACCTGTCTGATTTAAAACACCTCCACGTTTCCGAACTTGTTGATATGGCTACGTCTTGCGAAATCGACGGTGCAAACCGGCTGCGTAAGCAAGATCTTGTTTTTGCCATTCTGAAAACCAAGGCCAAGAAAGGCGAGAGCATTTATGGCGATGGAACGCTGGAAGTGTTGCCCGATGGTTTTGGTTTTTTGCGAAGCCCGGATACTTCTTATCTGGCTGGCCCTGATGATATTTATGTCAGCCCAAGCCAGATTCGCCGCTTTAATCTGCATACTGGCGATACCATTGATGGTGAAATTCGCACGCCTAAGGATGGCGAGCGCTACTTTGCCTTGGTTAAAGTCGATAAGGTTAATGGCGAATCGCCTGAAAATGCCAAGCATAAAATCTTATTCGAAAACTTAACGCCGTTATTTCCGAATAAGCGTTTGCATCTTGAGCGTGATATTCGCGCCGAAGAAAACGTCACTGGCCGTATCATTGATTTGATCGCTCCTATCGGTAAAGGCCAACGCGCATTATTAGTTGCGCCGCCCAAAACTGGTAAAACGGTGATGTTGCAGCATATTGCCCATGCGATTAGTGCCAATCACCCGGAAGTGATGCTGATTGTGCTCCTGATTGACGAGCGCCCTGAAGAAGTAACCGAAATGCAGCGCTCAGTGAAGGGCGAAGTGGTTTCTTCTACTTTTGATGAGCCAGCAACTCGCCACGTACAAGTGGCAGAGATGGTGATCGAAAAAGCCAAGCGTCTTGTTGAGCATAAAAAAGATGTAGTGATTTTGCTGGATTCGATTACCCGTCTGGCTCGTGCCTACAATACCGTCGTGCCAGCCTCAGGCAAGGTACTGACTGGTGGTGTGGATGCGAACGCATTGCAGCGTCCTAAGCGCTTTTTTGGTGCCGCACGTAATATCGAAGAAGGCGGTAGCTTAACGATTATTGCTACGGCATTGATCGATACCGGTAGCCGTATGGATGACGTGATTTACGAAGAATTCAAAGGTACGGGTAATAATGAAATCCACCTTGATCGTCGTATGGCAGAAAAGCGTACTTATCCAGCACTCAATGTAAATCGCTCTGGTACTCGCCGCGAAGAATTGCTGATTCAGCAAGATCAATTACAAAAGATTTGGGTTCTGCGCAAATTACTTTATCCAATGGATGATTTGGATGCGATGGAATTCTTGTTAGATAAAATCAAAGGCACCAAGAATAATATGGATTTCTTTGATTCGATGCGTCGATAA
- a CDS encoding DUF3149 domain-containing protein: protein MENTPLQALFTSDIGLLSLFTILFILGMAAYIFFYVRRKVIEETAAHAKSIDKNTQKQSSL from the coding sequence ATGGAAAACACACCTCTGCAAGCGCTGTTTACTTCTGATATTGGCTTATTAAGCTTATTTACTATTCTATTTATTCTGGGAATGGCTGCGTATATTTTTTTCTACGTTCGGCGCAAAGTGATCGAAGAAACAGCAGCACACGCAAAAAGCATTGATAAAAACACACAAAAACAATCATCGCTATAA
- a CDS encoding ArnT family glycosyltransferase, whose amino-acid sequence MLTYIPPLEREPLPAGTEKPWLLLLLCLVWLLPGLIGHDPWKPDEVETAAVIQQFMHGAYWSVPQFAGQPYLEHAPLYYWTAALLAWPLQKLGMAVHDAARLTTGIWMALGLWGVGMAGRELYGRRYGRVAVITLIGCIGLIIWGHHLSPQVLVLAGFSWHIYALAYALRQPLRAGFVLGIAWLLLLLGGNWAEFILALASALLLFLFKPWRNTSYGVSLLSALVIAVPLSAIWPIDLYQHARPVFDLWINQYALGPFGGLADFKAFHAFGFFSSIVLWFAWPALPLAIWGLWANRRQLIQPKMLLPSVLLLLHVLWFVMAGDARESHALIVLLPLSILAASGVDDLRRGAAQALNWFGMMTFGLFTGLLWLGWLAVHTGVPTGMARTLREASPAYIAQWGYLGLIFALCLTVIWCFVIARKRPPGRLAVTNWACGVALVWGVLISLWQPWLDAQKSYRAVSYSLRDAMQERKDCIDGRNIPSAPLASFEYFAGITLKQGAKAELCSLRMTIGGEPLGSTVLWRGNRAGEHKESFALITVQ is encoded by the coding sequence ATGTTGACTTATATTCCTCCTCTTGAGCGTGAGCCGCTGCCTGCTGGTACAGAAAAGCCTTGGCTGCTACTGCTGCTTTGTTTGGTCTGGTTGCTGCCAGGCCTGATTGGCCATGATCCTTGGAAGCCGGATGAGGTTGAAACGGCGGCAGTGATTCAGCAGTTTATGCATGGGGCTTATTGGTCGGTACCACAGTTTGCTGGCCAGCCTTATTTAGAGCATGCCCCTTTGTATTATTGGACCGCTGCCTTATTGGCTTGGCCTTTGCAAAAGCTGGGGATGGCAGTGCACGATGCGGCCCGTTTAACGACGGGCATTTGGATGGCGCTCGGTTTATGGGGCGTGGGCATGGCAGGCCGAGAGCTGTATGGCCGCCGCTATGGCCGCGTGGCTGTGATTACCTTGATTGGCTGCATTGGTTTGATTATCTGGGGGCATCATCTTTCCCCGCAAGTTTTAGTGCTGGCTGGTTTTTCATGGCATATTTATGCGCTTGCCTACGCACTCCGCCAGCCGCTACGTGCTGGGTTTGTGTTGGGAATCGCTTGGCTGTTACTGCTTCTGGGCGGAAACTGGGCTGAGTTTATTCTGGCGCTTGCATCGGCTTTGCTGCTGTTTCTATTTAAGCCTTGGCGAAATACTTCTTATGGTGTGAGTTTACTGTCTGCCTTGGTGATCGCTGTTCCGCTGAGTGCAATCTGGCCTATCGATCTTTATCAGCATGCCCGCCCGGTTTTTGATTTATGGATTAATCAATATGCCTTAGGCCCATTTGGCGGGCTGGCTGATTTTAAAGCGTTTCATGCTTTTGGCTTTTTTTCATCCATCGTATTGTGGTTTGCTTGGCCAGCTTTGCCTCTGGCAATTTGGGGTTTATGGGCGAATCGTCGCCAGCTGATTCAGCCAAAGATGCTATTGCCCAGCGTGTTGCTACTATTGCATGTGCTTTGGTTTGTGATGGCAGGTGATGCTCGTGAATCGCATGCGCTGATTGTTTTACTGCCTTTATCGATTCTGGCGGCTAGCGGAGTAGATGATCTGCGCCGAGGTGCAGCTCAGGCGCTCAATTGGTTTGGCATGATGACTTTTGGCCTGTTTACGGGCTTGCTCTGGCTAGGCTGGTTGGCTGTGCATACCGGAGTGCCTACTGGAATGGCAAGAACGCTGCGTGAGGCAAGCCCGGCTTATATTGCGCAGTGGGGTTATCTGGGTTTGATTTTTGCGCTGTGCTTAACGGTAATCTGGTGCTTTGTGATTGCACGTAAACGCCCGCCAGGGCGCTTGGCGGTGACGAACTGGGCGTGTGGTGTGGCTTTGGTTTGGGGGGTGCTGATTAGCTTGTGGCAGCCTTGGCTGGATGCTCAAAAAAGCTATCGGGCGGTTTCCTATTCTTTGCGTGATGCCATGCAAGAGCGCAAGGATTGTATCGATGGGCGCAATATCCCTTCAGCTCCTCTTGCGTCATTTGAGTATTTTGCCGGGATTACCCTGAAGCAGGGGGCTAAAGCGGAGTTGTGTTCTTTGCGGATGACCATTGGTGGCGAGCCATTGGGCAGCACCGTGTTATGGCGTGGTAATCGCGCGGGGGAGCATAAAGAGTCTTTTGCTTTGATTACGGTGCAATAA
- the trxA gene encoding thioredoxin TrxA: MSEHIAQVTDATFDAEVLQAQGPVLVDYWAEWCGPCKMITPILEEVGAEYAGRLKVTKLNIDENQATPPKYGIRGIPTLMLFVGGEVKATKVGALSKSQLTAFLDSNI; encoded by the coding sequence ATGAGTGAACATATCGCACAGGTTACAGATGCCACGTTTGATGCTGAAGTATTGCAAGCGCAAGGCCCTGTTTTGGTTGATTATTGGGCTGAATGGTGCGGCCCGTGCAAAATGATTACTCCTATTTTGGAAGAAGTAGGCGCTGAATATGCAGGTCGCCTGAAAGTGACTAAGCTTAATATTGATGAAAACCAAGCCACTCCGCCTAAATACGGCATTCGCGGCATCCCAACACTGATGTTGTTTGTGGGCGGTGAAGTGAAGGCAACAAAGGTAGGCGCGTTGTCAAAATCGCAACTCACTGCATTTCTTGATAGTAATATTTGA
- a CDS encoding type B 50S ribosomal protein L31, with protein MKDGIHPEYKDVVFHDAAADFKFMSRSTLTAKQTIVWTDGKEYPLVKLDISSESHPFYTGKQKIVDTAGRIDKFRQKYSMYGSKE; from the coding sequence ATGAAAGATGGTATTCACCCAGAATATAAAGACGTTGTGTTTCATGACGCAGCGGCTGATTTCAAATTTATGAGCCGTTCTACTCTGACTGCTAAGCAAACTATCGTTTGGACTGACGGTAAAGAGTACCCACTGGTTAAGCTGGATATTTCTTCGGAATCACACCCATTCTACACCGGCAAACAAAAGATCGTGGACACTGCTGGCCGTATCGACAAGTTCCGTCAAAAATACAGCATGTACGGCAGCAAGGAATAA
- the radA gene encoding DNA repair protein RadA, with the protein MAKIRSSFICQLCGSASPKWQGQCPGCGEWNTLQEGVAETAPATRFQSLAADGAIHQLIDVEAAEIPRIATGMAELDRVLGGGLVPGGVVLIGGDPGIGKSTLLLQAMTLLAAERPVLYVSGEESPQQIALRAKRLGLPAGKVALYAEIGLEKILLALEKVGPQVAVIDSIQTVYSEALTSAPGSVAQVRECAAQLTRYAKRTGTTIFLVGHVTKDGAIAGPRVLEHIVDAVLYFEGDTHSSFRLIRAIKNRFGAVNELGVFAMTDKGLREVSNPSALFLSQHKEPVPGSCVLVTQEGTRPLLVEIQALVDDSHSPQPKRLAVGVEQNRLALLLAVLHRHAGIAAFDQDVFINAVGGVRIAEPAADLAVLLAIVSSLKNRPLPEKLVVFGEVGLAGEVRPVQRGQERLREAAKLGFTHAIVPKGNRPRQSIEGMTVTLVERLDEAVNAAL; encoded by the coding sequence CTCGCTTTCAGTCTTTGGCGGCTGATGGCGCAATTCACCAGCTCATTGATGTAGAAGCCGCAGAAATCCCCCGAATTGCAACGGGCATGGCCGAGCTTGATCGTGTATTGGGTGGTGGTCTGGTGCCCGGTGGCGTGGTGCTGATTGGGGGTGATCCCGGTATTGGTAAATCAACGCTCTTGCTGCAAGCCATGACTTTGCTTGCGGCTGAACGGCCGGTTTTGTATGTGTCGGGTGAAGAATCCCCACAACAAATCGCCCTGCGTGCCAAACGCTTGGGTTTGCCTGCCGGTAAAGTAGCGCTTTATGCTGAAATTGGCTTAGAAAAAATTTTGCTGGCACTCGAAAAAGTCGGCCCGCAAGTCGCGGTGATTGACTCGATTCAAACGGTTTATTCTGAGGCGCTGACTTCTGCTCCGGGCAGCGTGGCGCAGGTGAGGGAATGTGCTGCGCAGCTCACACGCTATGCCAAGCGCACAGGTACAACTATCTTTTTGGTGGGGCATGTAACGAAAGATGGTGCCATTGCCGGGCCGCGTGTGCTTGAGCATATTGTCGATGCGGTGCTTTATTTTGAAGGTGATACGCACTCCAGTTTTAGACTGATTCGTGCGATAAAAAATCGATTTGGCGCCGTGAACGAGTTGGGCGTGTTTGCAATGACCGATAAAGGCCTGCGCGAAGTGTCTAATCCTTCGGCTCTATTTTTGTCGCAGCATAAGGAGCCCGTGCCGGGAAGTTGCGTTTTGGTGACGCAAGAGGGGACACGGCCCTTACTAGTGGAGATTCAGGCGCTTGTGGATGATTCACACTCGCCTCAGCCTAAGCGTTTGGCGGTGGGGGTTGAGCAAAATCGTCTAGCCTTGCTGCTGGCGGTATTACATCGCCACGCAGGGATCGCTGCATTTGATCAGGATGTATTTATTAATGCGGTGGGCGGTGTGCGGATTGCCGAGCCTGCGGCAGACTTAGCGGTTTTATTGGCAATTGTGTCTTCTTTAAAAAACCGCCCGCTACCAGAAAAATTAGTTGTATTTGGTGAGGTAGGGCTGGCGGGCGAAGTGAGGCCAGTACAAAGGGGGCAGGAGCGCTTGCGTGAGGCGGCTAAGCTGGGCTTTACCCACGCGATCGTGCCTAAAGGCAATCGCCCCCGGCAAAGTATTGAGGGCATGACGGTGACGCTGGTTGAGCGTTTAGACGAGGCGGTTAACGCGGCTCTGTAA